The stretch of DNA CCTGTGGCCTGAGTGCAGGGAGGTTGGGGAGTCTTTACTCACTCATGGCGTCCTCTCCCCAGGATATGAAGGACCATATGGTCAGCCCTGCAGCCATAGCCTTCATGGAGAGGAATAATAGAGAGGTAAGCCATCCAGACCCAATATCTTCACCAGAGCCTCTCAGAGAGACCCTCCCCTTTGAGAGTGATCCTGACCCTTCTGTGTTAGTTCACCTGTCCCCCTTGCGTTGTCTATCCCTTCTGTGTGCATGTCTATCCTCTCTGCATGCACTTATCTCCTGGCTGTCCACCTGCTAGCTCTTTCTGGTTGTGTACAACTGAGCCTTCTCTGTGTATAGagtccttcctgcctcctggtgtgggtctggatgtctgtttcctttctcttttttttgcttGGTGTGTTACTGTTTCCAGGATGTATGCCTACTTTTCTGTGTATGTACCCAGGCATCTGAGCGGGAGAACTTGGCCTCTGAATTCCCCGCTGTGGTTGGCTTGCATACCATTTCCCCCCGTGAGTGTGCCTGCTCATGCCTTCTGTGGCCACTCTCCCAGCCGCCTCTGTTGGCAcactttttccttctgtgtcatGCGTCCATTCTTTGCATGTTATGAAACCCACCAGTCTCCATCCCACTGTGGGatctgggagggtggggggctgagtttggagccccatatcagagcCCACATGTTTTCCAGGTGTGCGGCCTGGAGGGTTAAGGTCCAAATTCTTAAATACATCTGTTTATATGATAAATGTTCTCCATGGAATAATTTGGTCAATCCTCATTCCAGCCCCAGgaatttcccccattttacagatgaggaaactgaggcacagggaggtcaAGTGATATGGCCTTGGGGTCACCTTGCTAGTAAGTGGTGGGTCAGGGGAATCCAGGCTATCCCATTCCCAAGACTACCTTCCCAACAACCATCTAGATTTGCCACAgacctgtgtctggctctgttcTGAGTGGCCGCCTCTCCCTGAATCTGTGCCCTGTGCCACCATAGATGCTGACGGGCAAGCCAGCTGCCCAGAAGCCATCCAGTGATCTGCTGGACGCCAGCATGGCCTCAACTGCCTCCCGTTATATTGAGGAGCAGCAGGCCACACAGCAGGTTTGTGTGGGTGGTTGGGGAGCCCGGGGTGGGAGGAGCCTGGACATGGCTCAGGACCCCTTGCTGATAGCAGTTCCCACTCCTTCGATCTGCAGCTGATCTTGGACCAACAGGATCAACAGCTAGAAATGGTGTCTGGGAGCATCCGGGTTCTGAAACACATGTCTGGCCGTGTTGGGGAGGAGCTGGATGAGCAGGGCATGTGAGgccaggatcctgctggggcgggagtggggggggagggagacgGAGCTGGGAACCCTCAGTTGGCTGCACCAGTGTGCCCAGCACTTTTGGGGTTTTACACCATCTTGGTCTCGACAGCATGCTGGATGCCTTCGCTCATGAGATGGACCACACCCAGTCCCGGATGGATGGGGTCCTCAGGAAGATGGCCAAAGTATCCCACATGACGAGTGGTAAGACCCCTTGGGGAGGCAGCTGGCc from Neovison vison isolate M4711 chromosome 6, ASM_NN_V1, whole genome shotgun sequence encodes:
- the STX10 gene encoding syntaxin-10 isoform X2, which produces MSLEDPFFVVRGEVQKAVNTARGLYQRWCELLQEDAAVGREELDWTTNELRNGLRSIEWDLEDLEETIGIVEANPGKFKLPAGDLQERKVFVERMREAVQDMKDHMVSPAAIAFMERNNREMLTGKPAAQKPSSDLLDASMASTASRYIEEQQATQQLILDQQDQQLEMVSGSIRVLKHMSGRVGEELDEQACWMPSLMRWTTPSPGWMGSSGRWPKYPT